One Paenibacillus riograndensis SBR5 DNA segment encodes these proteins:
- the rpsS gene encoding 30S ribosomal protein S19: MGRSLKKGPFIDGYLLKKVEELNAADKKVVVKTWSRRSTIFPQFIGHTFGVYDGRKHVPVYVTEDMVGHKLGEFAPTRTYKGHAGDDKKTRR; this comes from the coding sequence ATGGGTCGCAGTTTAAAGAAGGGGCCGTTTATCGATGGCTACCTGCTGAAAAAAGTTGAGGAATTGAACGCGGCAGATAAGAAGGTCGTTGTTAAAACCTGGTCCCGTCGCTCAACTATTTTCCCTCAGTTTATCGGACATACGTTTGGTGTATATGACGGCCGCAAACACGTGCCTGTATACGTAACGGAAGATATGGTAGGGCACAAGTTGGGCGAGTTCGCGCCAACACGTACTTACAAAGGCCATGCGGGTGACGATAAGAAAACCAGAAGATAA
- the rpsC gene encoding 30S ribosomal protein S3: MGQKVNPVGLRIGIIRDWESKWYAGKDFGTLLMEDVKIREYLKGKLKDSSVSRIEIERAASRVNVTIHTAKPGMVIGKGGAEVEVLRSAVTTIAGGKKVHININEIKHPELDAILVAESIAQQLERRVSFRRALKQAIQRTMRSGAKGIKTQVGGRLGGAEIARSEGYSEGTVPLHTLRADIDYGTAEAHTTYGRIGVKVWIYRGEVLPPAKKQAAQEGGN; encoded by the coding sequence GTGGGTCAAAAGGTAAATCCAGTCGGACTCCGAATCGGTATTATTCGCGATTGGGAATCTAAATGGTATGCAGGCAAAGATTTCGGTACTCTTTTAATGGAAGACGTCAAAATCCGGGAATACCTTAAAGGCAAGTTGAAGGATTCCTCTGTTTCCCGCATCGAGATTGAAAGAGCGGCAAGCCGGGTGAATGTTACAATTCACACTGCTAAACCAGGTATGGTAATTGGTAAAGGCGGAGCAGAAGTAGAAGTACTTCGCAGCGCAGTTACAACTATCGCTGGCGGCAAAAAAGTGCACATCAACATCAATGAAATCAAACACCCTGAACTGGATGCAATTCTGGTTGCTGAAAGTATTGCACAACAATTGGAACGTCGCGTATCGTTCCGTCGTGCACTGAAACAAGCAATTCAAAGAACTATGCGTTCCGGCGCAAAGGGAATTAAAACTCAAGTCGGCGGACGTCTTGGCGGCGCTGAGATTGCCCGTTCAGAAGGTTATAGCGAAGGAACAGTTCCACTTCATACGCTTCGTGCCGATATCGACTACGGAACGGCTGAAGCACATACAACTTACGGCCGTATCGGTGTAAAAGTATGGATCTACCGTGGAGAAGTTCTTCCCCCAGCTAAGAAACAAGCTGCTCAGGAAGGAGGCAACTAA
- the rplB gene encoding 50S ribosomal protein L2, translating to MPIKKYKPTSPARRAMSVSTFEEITTNQPEKSLLAPLSKKAGRNNQGKITVRHHGGGHKRKYRIIDFKRTKDGIPGSVATIEYDPNRTSNIALIHYADGEKRYIIAPKGLKVGDKVESGPAADIKIGNSLPLENIPVGTVIHNIELKPGKGGQLVRAAGTEAQLLGKEEKYVSVRLNSGEVRRILSVCRATIGSVGNEDHELIKIGKAGRSRWLGQRPEVRGVVMNPNDHPHGGGEGRAPIGRKSPMSPWGKPTLGYKTRKKNKASDKYIVRRRTK from the coding sequence GTGCCAATCAAAAAGTACAAACCGACCTCTCCGGCAAGACGCGCAATGTCCGTGTCTACGTTTGAAGAAATCACAACAAACCAGCCAGAGAAATCGTTGCTTGCGCCTCTGAGCAAAAAGGCAGGACGCAACAACCAAGGTAAAATTACGGTTCGTCACCATGGCGGCGGACATAAGCGTAAATACCGTATTATCGATTTCAAACGGACTAAAGACGGCATACCAGGTAGCGTTGCTACAATCGAGTATGACCCGAACCGTACATCGAACATTGCTTTGATCCACTATGCTGATGGAGAGAAACGTTATATCATTGCTCCTAAAGGCCTTAAAGTTGGGGATAAAGTAGAGTCGGGCCCTGCAGCCGATATCAAAATTGGTAACAGCCTTCCTCTGGAAAACATTCCGGTAGGTACAGTTATCCACAATATCGAGCTGAAGCCAGGCAAAGGCGGACAGCTGGTTCGCGCTGCTGGTACAGAAGCTCAACTGCTCGGTAAAGAAGAAAAATACGTTTCCGTTCGCCTGAACTCCGGTGAAGTACGCAGAATCCTCAGCGTATGCCGCGCAACGATCGGTTCCGTAGGTAACGAAGATCATGAATTGATCAAAATCGGTAAAGCCGGACGCAGTCGCTGGCTTGGCCAACGTCCAGAAGTGCGCGGTGTTGTCATGAACCCGAACGATCACCCACACGGTGGTGGTGAAGGCCGCGCTCCAATCGGACGGAAATCGCCTATGTCTCCTTGGGGCAAACCAACCCTCGGCTACAAAACGCGTAAGAAAAACAAGGCATCTGATAAATATATCGTTCGCCGCCGCACAAAATAA
- the rplV gene encoding 50S ribosomal protein L22, with protein MEAKAHARSVRISARKAKLVVDLIRGKQVGEAIAILRHTPKSASPVVEKLLNSAIANAEHNYSMDVNSLFVSEVFVNQGPTMKRFRPRAMGRASRINKRTSHITLVVSEK; from the coding sequence ATGGAAGCAAAAGCACATGCAAGATCGGTGCGGATTTCCGCTCGCAAAGCGAAACTGGTTGTTGACTTGATTCGCGGCAAGCAAGTGGGGGAAGCAATTGCAATTCTTCGCCACACTCCAAAATCCGCTTCTCCAGTAGTGGAGAAACTGCTTAACTCGGCAATTGCCAATGCTGAGCATAACTATTCTATGGACGTGAACAGTTTGTTCGTTAGCGAAGTTTTCGTTAACCAGGGTCCTACTATGAAACGTTTCCGTCCGCGCGCCATGGGCCGTGCAAGCCGGATCAATAAACGTACCAGCCACATTACTTTGGTGGTATCTGAGAAATAA
- the rplD gene encoding 50S ribosomal protein L4, translating into MPKVTLFNISGSEVGEVELSETVFGIEPNVHVLHEAVLMQRASLRRGTHKVKGRSEVRGGGRKPWKQKGTGRARQGSIRSPQWKGGGVVFGPTPRSYSWKLPKKVRRLAIKSALSSKVIGNDIIVLDSLTMNAPKTKEFAAILNNLKVGSKALIVAPSYDDNVALSARNIPGVKFLAADGINVLDVLTYDKLIITKEAVQKVEEVFA; encoded by the coding sequence ATGCCAAAAGTAACACTTTTTAATATCAGCGGTAGCGAAGTTGGTGAAGTTGAACTGAGCGAAACAGTATTCGGTATTGAACCGAATGTGCATGTCCTGCACGAAGCTGTGCTTATGCAGAGAGCTTCCCTGCGCCGTGGTACACACAAAGTAAAAGGACGTTCTGAAGTGCGTGGCGGCGGACGTAAGCCTTGGAAACAAAAAGGTACAGGTCGCGCTCGTCAAGGCTCCATCCGTTCTCCACAATGGAAAGGCGGCGGCGTTGTCTTCGGACCAACACCACGCAGCTATTCCTGGAAATTGCCTAAGAAGGTTCGCCGTTTGGCCATCAAATCCGCTTTGTCCTCGAAAGTTATCGGGAATGACATTATCGTATTGGATAGCCTGACCATGAATGCTCCGAAGACGAAAGAATTTGCAGCAATCCTGAACAACCTGAAAGTGGGCAGCAAAGCTCTGATCGTAGCTCCTAGCTATGACGATAATGTAGCTCTTTCCGCTCGTAACATCCCTGGGGTGAAATTCCTGGCGGCTGACGGCATCAATGTTCTTGACGTACTGACGTACGACAAACTGATTATCACTAAAGAAGCAGTTCAGAAGGTAGAGGAGGTGTTCGCGTAA
- the rplW gene encoding 50S ribosomal protein L23 — protein sequence MKDPRDIIKRPVITERTSEYMSELKYAFEVDIRANKTEIKKAVEAIFKVKVVSVNTMRVPGKLKRYGKYSGYTPEWKKAIVKLSQDSKPLEFFEAVE from the coding sequence ATGAAAGATCCTCGTGATATTATCAAACGTCCGGTGATTACGGAACGCACATCCGAATATATGAGCGAATTGAAGTACGCTTTTGAAGTGGATATCCGTGCTAACAAGACCGAAATCAAAAAAGCTGTTGAGGCTATTTTTAAAGTAAAAGTAGTTAGTGTGAACACAATGCGCGTACCCGGCAAGCTGAAACGTTACGGCAAATATTCCGGTTACACTCCGGAGTGGAAAAAAGCCATCGTTAAGCTTAGCCAGGACAGCAAGCCGCTTGAGTTTTTTGAAGCGGTAGAATAA
- the rplC gene encoding 50S ribosomal protein L3: protein MKGILGKKLGMTQVFTPEGNVIAVSVIEAGPCVVLQKKDLNIDGYEAVQLGFSDKKESRSNKPEQGHAKKANATPKRYVREIRGVDLGALEVGQELKADIFTEGEFVDVTGTTKGKGFQGVIKRWGQSRGPMAHGSRYHRRPGSMGSIQANRVPKGKRLPGHMGHTTVTVQRLEIIKVDVERNVLLVKGAIPGPKNSFVKVKETVKK from the coding sequence TTGAAAGGTATCTTAGGAAAAAAACTCGGTATGACTCAAGTGTTTACTCCAGAAGGTAATGTAATTGCCGTTTCGGTTATCGAAGCTGGACCTTGTGTGGTACTGCAAAAGAAAGACCTGAATATCGACGGATATGAAGCAGTGCAGTTGGGCTTTTCCGACAAAAAGGAAAGTCGCTCCAACAAGCCTGAACAGGGTCACGCCAAAAAGGCAAATGCAACACCTAAGCGCTACGTTCGTGAAATTCGCGGTGTTGACCTCGGGGCTCTCGAGGTTGGACAAGAACTGAAGGCTGATATCTTCACTGAAGGCGAATTTGTTGACGTAACTGGCACTACTAAAGGTAAAGGTTTCCAAGGCGTTATCAAACGTTGGGGCCAAAGCCGCGGACCAATGGCTCACGGATCGCGTTATCACAGAAGACCGGGTTCCATGGGTTCCATTCAAGCTAACCGTGTTCCTAAGGGCAAACGCCTGCCAGGACATATGGGTCATACGACTGTAACGGTTCAAAGACTTGAAATCATCAAGGTAGACGTTGAACGTAACGTGCTGCTGGTTAAAGGCGCAATTCCGGGCCCTAAAAACAGCTTCGTGAAAGTTAAAGAAACCGTAAAGAAATAA